The window ACTGCTTCCCGGCCTTGATCATTTGGAAATTTGAGTATTGTTTTTTTCATATCTTCCCATTTTTCCTGATCGGGCCTTCTTTTGTCACCTCACTTTCTCAATTGGTAAAACACGAGATAAAGGACAACGTGGAAATCAGTTTCGTCACCGCGAAGACTCGATTTCGGTGAACTTCGATTCCACTCAATAACCTGGGCGATTCCCAATTGCGATTTGTGTCCCGAACCGGTCGGTGTTGGTCGTGTCGCAAGTAATGATATTTTGGGTGAAATTCAGGCTACATTCTTCATTCTCAATTCTTCATTCTTCACTCTTCATTCTCGTTCATCCTGGGCGCTCATCCGATCCCATAATTTCAAGAAATACCGTTTCAAGCGGTTTTTTAATTGAGGCTAATTTGTAGAGAGGAACTCCTTTTTCCACAATCCAACTCGCAATTTCTGGAAGTCGGGCTTCTGAATCAACTTTCAGGCGCAGATGTCCATTGGTTTGCACAAGATGATGACCAAATTGTGAGAGGCCAGACAAAATCTCAGATGATGTGGTGCCTAACTTCAACTCAACTTCAACGTCGGCCTCTTCTTTACCCAAAACGTGCTCTTTCACAACTCGACCTTGTTTGACAAAAACCACCCGGTTACAGGTCACTTCGATTTCACTGAGCAAATGGGAATTTAAAAAAACCGTTGTTCCCTGGTCGCGCAAATCCCGAATAATATCCCGCACCAGCAATCGTCCGAGCGGATCAAGTCCCGAAGTCGGTTCATCCAGAAATACAAGTTCCGGTTCATTCAACAGCGCCTGGGCCAGGCCAATACGTTGTAGCATTCCTTTGCTGTACTCGTTGAGTTTTCGGTCAGCCGCATCCTGCATATCAACCCGAACCAGAAGTTCTTCCATTCGTGCCTGGATCTGTTGCCGCTTCATGCCATACAACCGTCCGTGAAAATAAAGAAACTCGCGTCCGGTAAGCCAATCATGAAAGCGAAAATGCTCGGGTAAAAACCCAATTTTTGCTTTGGCTTTCTGATTGTTGAGTGGAACACCCAGCACTGATCCAGTTCCAGCCGTCGGCTCAACCAATCCCAACAACATTTTGATTGAAGTTGTTTTTCCAGCTCCGTTTGGACCAAGAAAGCCAAAAACCTCACCCCGTTTCACATCCAGGGTGAGGTCGGCAACTGCCAGTTTTGTCCCAAAATCTTTGCGGAGATTGTGAGTCTCAATTACTTGATATGACATGAAAATTGACTTGAGTGGGTGAGAGTTTCAGGTTCAGAAATCTGAACTTCAATTAAGTACCTCACCGAAAATTTCCAGACATTTTAACCACGAAACACACGAACGACACGAAAAGAATCAAACACTTACCCAATCCAATATCTCAGGAAACTTATGACAAGATACTTAGGGAGCGTTAAAAAACAACTTCCCGATTTTCATTTGGGTCGAAGCCATTTTCTTTTGAGTTCGGTGGCACTTTCCCTGACAAAAGCTCAGACCCCATTGAAGTCTTTGGATTTCTTTTTCGTGTTTTTCGTGTTTTTCCTGTTCTGAAATTCGATCTCTCCGGGTGACTTTCGATAAAAACGGGAAGTTGTATTTTTACAGTCCCTTAGTGAGTGCTAACACAACCCGAAACCGCTGGTATCCAGGGCATCACTCTGGCTGTAACCACCTGATCCCGAACGGCTGGATCGAGTTCGACGACCTGGCGAGCCTGGTCCAGATTTTCAGCCTGAATGATCCCCATTGCGCCCGAATTATCTGTAAATGGCCCACCGGTAATCAGTGTTTTGTCCTTCGCGAGCCTGACCATATAGGCTTGATGATTCTCCAGGGGTTGTTCAAACACTGACTTCCCGGCAATCCACTTTGGCCCTGGCAAATATAAAAAAACAAACAGCTTTTGGGGTGTGATTGATCGGGCCGTGACTTGAACCGGCACGGTTCCAGAATTATTTGCCAGAAACCCAGCAAACCACATCACCAATAAGATCACCAGCAGTTCGAGTTTTTTCATATGGTTTCGGTCTGAGGGCTTGGGGCTGAAATCTCGCAAGCTCGGGGCCGAAGAAACCGGGTTCAATACCCTGAGCCCGTTTTCTTCAGCCCCAGGCCCTCAGCCCTGGTTTTAGTTGATCGTATTGGCCATTTCGATCAGATCAACACTCACGGTATCGCCTGACATTGCATACACCATTCCATTCTCGGACCAGAGCAACATTGCCCCTTTTCGGCGGTGATTTTCCACCTGTTGTTTTGGCTTTTCGGGATTGATCGAAGTAATCAGGATCCCTGAAGTACCGTGAACGGTGACTTCGCGGAAGGTTGCCGATTGGGATGGCACTGGGACCAACAAGGTATTGTGCCAGTCTATACTTTGGGCAAACGTGCGGGCTTCTGACGGTGACATTCCCGCCACCCGAAGGGCAATTTCACCCAACTGACTCAACTGAACTCCAGCCGGAAGCGATACGTGCGGACTTGGAGATTGCACAAACATCAGGCTTCGTTCTTCACGGCCATAGGTCATCATCACTGAGGTTGGGAAATTCATGGTGACCTGGGCGCCGTTTAACTGAGCTGGAACTTCAAGATCATTGATTTCCAGGGCTTCCAGCAGTGCCTGCAGTTTCCCGCTGTCAGCCGTAAAGGTATTTGATTGACCTGGTTGGACGGCGACATCACGCAGCGTCAATCCAAACTGATCCAGCTTTGGCGTCCGCACCTGGATTCCAGCCAGTTGAGCCGCTGCTTCCGGAGTGGCTACGTGTTGCGGCGGGGTTGGTCTGGCTGAAACACTCCCGTCACTGGTGAGTAAAGACCGAAAGTCAAGATTGGCTTCTTTGAGTTGTTTCAACCGATCAATATCAATTGAAACCGCTGCAAATTTCTTGACTCGAAACAAGTCCAGAAAATTTTGAGCAATCGCCCGCACGGTGGGCACGTTTAAAGCCAGAACCATCACAACGGCCAGACTGGCTGCCGCCAGCAATGGCGACCATTTCCATACTCCACGGCTCGTGGTTGAAGCTTTCTGGGTTTGAAGCCGGGCATATAAATCTTGAGCGAATTCAGGCCGGGGTTCTTCACGAAACTGATTCAAAAATTCATCCATATTGGGTTTCCTCATCATTGGGTATCAACAACGTCGGGTTGCGATCCTTTTTCTTTTTCACGGTATTTTGAAACAACCAGCGAGTTCATTCCTCACTGGCTGTCCGGTGGTGTCTCCTCACCAATCGAACAGTAGGCCAACGCACTTGAAGGGTAATGCCATGTTGGAATGAAGGACTCGTATTAGAACACAGTCAAGTAATTCAATCAGATGAACTTAACGAACTACTGACTACTAACTACTGCCCCATATCATTTACCAACTTTCACGTAGGGAATGAATGGTGCGGTGTAAAAGCGACCCGACGTTGGATTCGCTCAATCCCGTAATCTGCGCGATTGAACGATTGGTCAACCCCGCACCATATTTCAGGGCCAGCAATTCGCGCTCACGTTCAGGCAGCGTTGCCAGCAAAACCGATAACCTCTGAAACTCCGCCTGTTTGACCGCCGAAGCCTCAGGGTTTGAAGCTGAAGGCACATCGTGGATGGCTTCGAGCGGCACCTGGACGTTATGGCGGCGGAAATGGTCGGCAGCCACGTTGCGGGCAATGGTAAACAACCAGGTTGAAAATCCAGCCAGATCGCGGCGATAGCGGTCCCGATGTTGCCAGGCTTTTTCAAAGGTCGTTGAGGTCAAATCTTCAGCCAGGGAAACATCCCCAACTCGATAGCGGAAAAAGTTAAAAATCCGTGGAAGCTCTTCTTTGTAAAGGACTTCCCAGTCAGCTTCCTGGGCTTTGGCAGTAAATGGAAGAATCCATCCCATGGCGTGGGTTTGTGAGCTCATACACCTTCAATCCAAATTGTTGTGATGAAAGCAAGTTGTGGAAAACGGAGTTAACGCTTGCTCTGTAGTATTCGTTGATTTATACGGACGCGGTTGAAAAGTATCACAGAAGAAAAATCAGAAGTCAGTGCCGATGAGCGGCTCAAAGTAAAAACAAAATTCAAAAATGAGCTTGCAGGGTTTACATTGGGTTGGAACAGTACCTGTGATCAGGGACCTCGCTTTCAATCTTTCAGGCGTCATTTTTTCTGCTCCTTCACCTGTCTTCTACTTGTAATCAGTTGATATGAAATGAAATACTATCGTCCATTGACCTGCCACTTCTGACTTTCGACTACTCGCGATTCACCTTCATCCCATCCGACTCTGAGGAAACATTTTATGTCTTCGACCTTCGACACCCAGGAACTGACGATGCTCCATGCGGTAGCGTCTCAATACCCGACCACGGATGAGGCCCTGGCTGAGATTTCGATTTTGAAGGCCGGGCTCTCGCTTCCAAAAGGCGTGGTCCACATTGTGAGCGACGTTCATGGCGAGTATAAGAAGCTTCGCCATATTATTAACAACGCCTCAGGTAGTCTCCGGCTTCTGGTGGAAACCCGCTTTGGCAATCGCCTTTCCACTCAGGAACAACAGCAACTCCTGGCAACCATTTATTATCCACACGAAGTGATCGAACACCTTCGGCCCCAATTTCAAGAAAGCGGGTTTCGGCATCGTTGGGTCAGAAACACCATTCGGCACCAATTCGAGGTTGTTCTGGCCCTGGGTCGAAACTATCGCCGTCGCCATGTCACGTCGCTTTTTCCACGCGAATTTCAAGAACTCTTTGAAGAACTGCTGGATGAATCAGCCGCCGGTCGGGGATCCGGATACATCAATGCCATGCTGGAGGCGCTAGAGCCCTATGACCGGGATTTAACCGCCGTCAGAGCGGCCTCGCGCCTGGTGCGTAACCTTTCTGTTTCTGAACTGGTCGTGGCTGGCGATCTGGGGGACCGCGGCCCCAGGTTAGATAAAGTGCTTGATTACCTGATGCAACAACCCAATGTTTCTTTCACCTGGGGCAATCACGATGCCTCCTGGATGGGCGCCTGTCTTGGCAACGAAGCCCTCATTGCCACGGTGTTGCGGATTTCGCTCCGGTATCGGCGGCTCTCTCAACTTGAAGAAGGCTACGGGTTGATTGTTTCGCCACTCGAAAAACTGGCTCGCACCGTTTATGGGAACGATCCGGCGAAATATTTCAGTGCCAAAGGTACGGGCCTTCGTGAAGAAATCCTGCTCGCCCGTATGCAAAAAGCCATTGCCATTATTCAATTTAAACTCGAAGGCCAAATTATCCGGCGACATCCGGAATGGGAGATGGAACACCGGGCGTTGCTCCACCGGATTAATTTTCAAGAAGGCACCATCACGATTGACGACAAGGTCTTTCCGCTCCGGGACACATACCTCCCCACGATTGACCCGGTAGACCCATATCGGCTGTCACACGAAGAACAGGTCTGTATGGACCGCATGCGGCAATCCTTTGTTTCCAGCGACCGCCTCTGGCAACACATGTCGTTTGTTGCCCGCCGGGGAGCCATGTGGCTTCGGCGTGACCAGGCAGTTATTTTTCACGGGTGCGTACCGGTTGACGAGGCGGGCGATTTTCTTTCGGTTGAGGTTGACGGCAAAAATGTTTCGGGTCGCGGCCTCTTTGATGCACTTGAATTCAAAATCCGTGGTGCTTTTCGCAAAGGCGCCGAGCGGGTGGGAATTGATGCTGATTGGCTGTGGTACCTGTGGACTGGCCCTCGATCACCACTGTTTGGAAAAGACCGGATGGCCACCTTTGAAACTTATTTTATTGACGACAAATCCATTCACGTCGAACACAAAAACCCCTATTTCAAACTCATCCACGATGCTGATTTCTGCCGGGTGGTGTGCGGCGAATTCGGGGTTTTCGAAGATGGCCTGATCGTCAATGGTCACGTTCCAGTCAAAGTTGAAAAAGGCGAACAACCGGTCAAACGTGGTGGGAATGCCGTCACAATTGATGGTGCGTTTTCTGAAGCCTATGGTGACCGAGGATATACTTTAATCCTTGCACCAGAACGTATTGCACTGGCTGAACACCATCACTTCGAATCAATCAATGAAGCGATTACCAGTGGGGCCGATATCATTCCAAAAGTTGAAAACCTGCGGACCTATGACCCGCAGCGGACAATTGGAGATACCGAAGAAGGTGAAGAGGTTCGGCACAAAATCGGGGTTCTGGAACGACTGGTGCTCGCCTATGAAGAGGGTGTCATCCACGAACGAAATCAGATAACGCATTGACCTGTATTTCCTTAGCCCCAGCCCTCATCCAGATTGTGACACC of the Acidobacteriota bacterium genome contains:
- a CDS encoding sigma-70 family RNA polymerase sigma factor: MSSQTHAMGWILPFTAKAQEADWEVLYKEELPRIFNFFRYRVGDVSLAEDLTSTTFEKAWQHRDRYRRDLAGFSTWLFTIARNVAADHFRRHNVQVPLEAIHDVPSASNPEASAVKQAEFQRLSVLLATLPERERELLALKYGAGLTNRSIAQITGLSESNVGSLLHRTIHSLRESW
- a CDS encoding ABC transporter ATP-binding protein, whose protein sequence is MSYQVIETHNLRKDFGTKLAVADLTLDVKRGEVFGFLGPNGAGKTTSIKMLLGLVEPTAGTGSVLGVPLNNQKAKAKIGFLPEHFRFHDWLTGREFLYFHGRLYGMKRQQIQARMEELLVRVDMQDAADRKLNEYSKGMLQRIGLAQALLNEPELVFLDEPTSGLDPLGRLLVRDIIRDLRDQGTTVFLNSHLLSEIEVTCNRVVFVKQGRVVKEHVLGKEEADVEVELKLGTTSSEILSGLSQFGHHLVQTNGHLRLKVDSEARLPEIASWIVEKGVPLYKLASIKKPLETVFLEIMGSDERPG
- a CDS encoding fructose-bisphosphatase class III codes for the protein MSSTFDTQELTMLHAVASQYPTTDEALAEISILKAGLSLPKGVVHIVSDVHGEYKKLRHIINNASGSLRLLVETRFGNRLSTQEQQQLLATIYYPHEVIEHLRPQFQESGFRHRWVRNTIRHQFEVVLALGRNYRRRHVTSLFPREFQELFEELLDESAAGRGSGYINAMLEALEPYDRDLTAVRAASRLVRNLSVSELVVAGDLGDRGPRLDKVLDYLMQQPNVSFTWGNHDASWMGACLGNEALIATVLRISLRYRRLSQLEEGYGLIVSPLEKLARTVYGNDPAKYFSAKGTGLREEILLARMQKAIAIIQFKLEGQIIRRHPEWEMEHRALLHRINFQEGTITIDDKVFPLRDTYLPTIDPVDPYRLSHEEQVCMDRMRQSFVSSDRLWQHMSFVARRGAMWLRRDQAVIFHGCVPVDEAGDFLSVEVDGKNVSGRGLFDALEFKIRGAFRKGAERVGIDADWLWYLWTGPRSPLFGKDRMATFETYFIDDKSIHVEHKNPYFKLIHDADFCRVVCGEFGVFEDGLIVNGHVPVKVEKGEQPVKRGGNAVTIDGAFSEAYGDRGYTLILAPERIALAEHHHFESINEAITSGADIIPKVENLRTYDPQRTIGDTEEGEEVRHKIGVLERLVLAYEEGVIHERNQITH